One segment of Enterobacter ludwigii DNA contains the following:
- a CDS encoding LysR family transcriptional regulator — MDKFDTMLLFTRIVELQSFSQAADQLGIPRATASNAIKSLEKNLECRLLERTTRHVRASLDGEAFYERCVHILSELDDAESSLRHSGVRPQGILRVNLHGAHATRIVLPRIDEFHARYPAIRLVISSGDRLVDLIREGVDCAVRAGKLFDSSLIARPLAQMPQVICASPDYLRKHGRPMTPDDLLSHQSVNFFSTSRGKNYPLELIVNGKEKSYPTKGWMTVNDAENYVICALRGCGLVQLPRYHVDDALRDGLLQEVLSDWKSPAMQLSAIYPQHRQLSPRVRIFVDWLVSLYRERFEVNA; from the coding sequence ATGGATAAATTTGATACCATGCTGCTCTTCACCCGCATTGTAGAGCTTCAAAGCTTCAGTCAGGCCGCGGACCAGCTAGGGATCCCCAGAGCGACGGCCAGCAATGCAATAAAAAGCCTGGAGAAAAACCTGGAGTGTCGTCTGCTGGAGCGGACGACCAGACACGTGCGGGCCTCGCTGGATGGCGAGGCATTTTATGAACGCTGCGTGCATATTCTTTCTGAACTGGACGATGCGGAGTCTTCCCTGCGTCATTCCGGCGTAAGACCACAGGGGATTTTGCGCGTGAATCTTCACGGGGCCCATGCAACCCGCATTGTACTGCCCCGTATTGACGAGTTTCACGCCCGCTATCCCGCCATCAGGCTGGTTATCAGCAGTGGGGATCGTCTGGTCGATCTGATTCGGGAAGGCGTTGACTGCGCCGTACGCGCGGGCAAGCTCTTTGATTCATCATTAATTGCCCGGCCTTTAGCCCAGATGCCTCAGGTTATCTGCGCCAGTCCGGACTATCTTCGTAAGCACGGCCGACCGATGACCCCTGACGATCTGCTTTCTCACCAGAGCGTCAATTTCTTTTCCACCAGCCGGGGTAAGAACTATCCTCTGGAACTCATTGTTAACGGTAAAGAGAAAAGCTATCCGACCAAAGGCTGGATGACAGTGAATGACGCAGAGAATTACGTTATTTGCGCGTTGCGTGGATGCGGGCTGGTTCAGCTTCCACGTTATCATGTGGACGATGCCCTTCGGGATGGCCTGCTACAGGAAGTGTTAAGCGACTGGAAAAGCCCGGCCATGCAACTTTCGGCTATCTATCCACAGCACCGACAGCTGTCTCCCCGTGTCCGGATTTTTGTAGACTGGCTGGTTTCTCTCTATCGGGAACGCTTTGAGGTGAACGCTTAA
- the aroQ gene encoding gamma subclass chorismate mutase AroQ, translating into MEKKHELAAGPSIQGDGIAETTTAIEVFSGPGMSINLRFCLMKEVAAYKAQQGQAIADPEQERDVLERAFAVAHASGLERESVRSFIQLQMDIAKAIQHFHCADWLMEEDTPRTPMPLSAVRAKIAHADESTLRSIARKLKTEGGFSGADKAAFMREIQHEKVRDRDKERLWATVKKILLHSSCGAS; encoded by the coding sequence ATGGAGAAAAAGCATGAGTTAGCGGCAGGGCCATCCATTCAGGGAGATGGCATTGCGGAAACAACGACAGCGATCGAGGTTTTTTCCGGCCCTGGCATGAGTATCAACCTGCGTTTTTGCCTGATGAAAGAGGTTGCAGCGTATAAGGCGCAGCAGGGTCAGGCAATTGCCGACCCTGAACAGGAACGGGACGTGCTTGAAAGAGCCTTTGCTGTCGCCCACGCGTCAGGGCTGGAAAGAGAGAGCGTCAGGTCTTTCATTCAACTGCAGATGGACATTGCGAAGGCTATCCAGCATTTCCATTGTGCCGACTGGCTGATGGAAGAAGACACACCGAGGACACCGATGCCGCTCTCTGCGGTGAGAGCAAAAATTGCCCATGCCGATGAATCAACGCTTCGCAGTATCGCCCGGAAATTAAAAACGGAGGGCGGCTTTTCCGGAGCTGATAAAGCGGCATTCATGCGAGAAATTCAGCATGAAAAAGTACGTGACAGAGATAAAGAGCGGCTCTGGGCTACAGTTAAAAAAATCCTGCTTCATTCATCCTGTGGCGCGTCTTAA
- a CDS encoding molybdopterin-dependent oxidoreductase, which produces MRMAITLLFLIISTCSWGKELPKLEGKPVLTISGKIENSNQNGAAVFDIAGLEKIGLVTMRTRNPWYNDQTSFEGIPMKKLMELVGAKGTVLSVTALNDYTTEIPIEDFTKYNVILAIKMNGQYMRVRDKGPLFIVYPYESNKELDNQVYYSRSAWQISKMVVE; this is translated from the coding sequence ATGAGAATGGCAATCACCCTACTTTTCTTGATTATTTCGACCTGTTCCTGGGGGAAGGAACTCCCTAAGCTTGAAGGGAAACCCGTGTTAACCATCTCCGGGAAAATCGAGAACAGTAATCAAAATGGCGCTGCAGTCTTTGATATCGCTGGCCTGGAAAAAATCGGCCTCGTTACCATGCGTACCCGTAACCCATGGTATAATGACCAGACAAGCTTTGAGGGTATTCCCATGAAAAAACTCATGGAACTGGTCGGCGCCAAAGGCACTGTTCTGAGTGTAACCGCGCTCAATGATTATACGACTGAAATTCCCATTGAAGACTTCACAAAATATAACGTGATCCTTGCAATAAAAATGAACGGCCAATATATGCGCGTTCGCGACAAGGGCCCTCTGTTTATTGTCTATCCTTATGAAAGTAACAAAGAGTTGGATAACCAGGTCTATTACTCGAGATCAGCATGGCAGATTAGCAAAATGGTCGTAGAGTAA
- a CDS encoding LysR family transcriptional regulator, with amino-acid sequence MEWGDVRVFLAVMRKGSFGEAARSLGVSHPTIGRRIKALEEEAQQALFRRTQEGLVLTDAGDRVLKLAEAMENSALAMERRLAGNHERLEGILRISSAEWFANYVLAPVLEELTRRHPAIVPELIASYRLLNLSRRDADIAFRIVPFTEPDIVQRRLMRIPYALYGTPEIADIARHDPAAVGLILMNTAQSHFSDVAWLLDRFPQSRRVFTSTSRAVQAQMCQRGMGIAVLPRPLGDAITGLAAISMPEPPPSKDIWVGYHSDLRHMDRLRVMLDIADAMLADPAAPST; translated from the coding sequence ATGGAATGGGGCGACGTCCGGGTATTTCTTGCAGTTATGCGTAAGGGCTCTTTCGGCGAGGCGGCACGAAGCCTGGGTGTGAGCCATCCGACGATTGGTCGCCGGATAAAGGCGCTTGAGGAAGAGGCGCAGCAAGCGCTATTTCGCCGGACACAGGAGGGTCTGGTTCTGACCGACGCTGGCGACAGGGTGCTGAAGCTGGCAGAAGCGATGGAAAACTCCGCGCTGGCGATGGAGCGGCGTCTCGCCGGTAATCACGAACGTCTTGAAGGGATATTGCGGATCTCTTCAGCAGAGTGGTTTGCCAACTATGTACTCGCACCTGTCCTGGAGGAACTGACGCGCCGCCATCCGGCGATTGTGCCGGAGCTTATCGCAAGCTACCGCCTACTTAACCTGTCGCGGCGTGATGCCGACATTGCGTTTCGCATCGTTCCCTTTACCGAACCGGATATTGTCCAGCGCCGCCTGATGCGCATCCCCTATGCGCTATATGGAACGCCGGAAATCGCCGATATCGCCCGACACGATCCGGCCGCAGTGGGGCTTATTCTGATGAACACGGCACAATCCCACTTCTCTGACGTCGCCTGGCTGCTCGACAGGTTCCCCCAGTCACGACGTGTGTTCACCAGTACCAGCCGGGCCGTACAGGCACAGATGTGCCAGCGCGGAATGGGCATCGCCGTGTTACCGCGCCCGCTTGGTGATGCCATCACCGGCTTAGCGGCTATCAGCATGCCGGAGCCACCGCCGTCCAAAGATATATGGGTAGGGTATCACTCTGACCTCCGGCATATGGATCGCCTGCGGGTTATGCTGGATATCGCCGATGCGATGCTTGCCGATCCCGCGGCGCCGTCAACGTGA
- a CDS encoding GNAT family N-acetyltransferase, with translation MSISLRQARPEDASAIYDMIYELAVYEKAPQEVVTTPDEIRETLFGDGSHTEALICEIEGKIAGYAVFFTSYSTWLGRNGIYMEDLYISPDYRGKGAGKAMLKKIAQYAVERRCGRLEWSVLDWNQPAIDFYLSIGALPQNEWVRYRLEGNALLNFAE, from the coding sequence ATGAGTATCAGCCTTCGCCAGGCCCGCCCGGAAGATGCCTCCGCTATTTACGATATGATTTATGAGCTGGCGGTTTACGAAAAAGCCCCGCAAGAAGTGGTCACCACACCGGATGAGATTCGCGAAACACTCTTTGGCGACGGCAGCCATACCGAAGCGTTAATCTGCGAGATTGAAGGGAAAATCGCCGGATACGCCGTGTTCTTCACCAGCTACTCCACATGGCTTGGACGTAACGGTATTTATATGGAAGATTTGTATATTTCCCCCGATTATCGCGGCAAGGGCGCGGGAAAAGCGATGCTGAAGAAAATTGCGCAATATGCCGTGGAACGGCGCTGCGGACGCCTTGAATGGAGCGTACTGGACTGGAACCAGCCCGCAATTGATTTTTACCTCAGCATTGGCGCATTACCTCAAAACGAATGGGTACGGTATCGCCTGGAGGGTAACGCGCTGTTGAACTTTGCCGAATAA
- a CDS encoding catalase family peroxidase yields the protein MTNTSLSTGQKIVRLCLVAIIPLVLIALFLWSGGWLTPNRLTSDKLVSVLQKSGGEHPGFRRNHAKGVCVVGDFISNGQVSSLSRAALFAPGETPVTGRFAIAGGNPKAPDYAVPVRSMALQFRQSNGEQWRTGMNAMPRFPVSTVEDFYALQNLTLPDPATGKPNPDKLKAFVIAHPQMQPYLAWAKQYVPSSSWASDRFNSLNAFRFIDKAGKEHLVRWSMVPHIGSQPMSEADKNDKDFLQHDLEERLKQGPLKWDLMITVAKPGDPGNDASQVWPEDRQTINAGILVLTRATPQQNGPCNDINYDPLILPDGIAPSDDPLLNARSAAYAKSYNARTREQSQQSGAGL from the coding sequence ATGACGAACACTTCACTTTCCACCGGCCAAAAAATAGTCCGCCTGTGCCTGGTCGCGATTATTCCCCTTGTCTTGATAGCGCTGTTTCTCTGGTCAGGCGGCTGGCTGACGCCGAATCGTCTGACGTCTGACAAACTGGTTTCGGTATTGCAGAAATCGGGTGGGGAACATCCCGGTTTTCGCCGCAATCACGCGAAGGGCGTGTGCGTGGTGGGGGATTTTATCTCTAACGGCCAGGTCAGTTCGTTATCGCGAGCAGCGCTATTTGCCCCTGGCGAAACGCCAGTTACGGGCCGTTTCGCCATCGCAGGGGGTAACCCAAAAGCGCCGGATTATGCCGTTCCCGTGCGCAGCATGGCGCTGCAATTCAGGCAGAGCAACGGCGAGCAGTGGCGAACAGGCATGAACGCGATGCCACGCTTTCCGGTCTCTACCGTTGAAGACTTCTATGCGCTGCAAAACCTGACTCTGCCCGATCCGGCAACCGGTAAACCCAACCCCGATAAGCTTAAGGCGTTTGTGATCGCGCATCCTCAGATGCAACCCTACCTCGCCTGGGCAAAGCAGTATGTACCTTCATCCAGTTGGGCAAGCGATCGCTTTAATAGCCTGAATGCATTTCGCTTTATTGATAAAGCGGGTAAAGAGCATCTGGTCCGCTGGAGTATGGTGCCGCATATTGGCTCTCAGCCGATGAGCGAGGCGGATAAAAATGATAAAGATTTTCTGCAGCACGATCTTGAAGAGCGCCTGAAGCAAGGGCCGCTGAAATGGGATCTGATGATTACCGTCGCTAAACCGGGCGATCCGGGCAACGATGCAAGCCAGGTCTGGCCTGAAGATCGGCAAACCATCAATGCCGGCATCCTCGTGCTGACGCGTGCAACACCGCAGCAAAACGGTCCGTGCAATGACATCAACTACGATCCGCTGATTTTGCCCGATGGCATTGCCCCTTCGGACGATCCTTTACTGAATGCGCGCTCGGCGGCCTATGCCAAATCCTACAATGCGCGTACCCGTGAACAGTCCCAACAGTCAGGAGCTGGCTTATGA
- a CDS encoding isochorismatase family protein, with protein MTIKATPAAARNLLSPENHALILLDHQSQMAFNVKNIDIGLLRQNTAVLAETGKGFNIPTLVSTISRHDFAGPVFPEVSAVFPDDASYVNRSTSNAWEDGNFVDAVNKLERDRLVFAGLWTSVCLNGPVQSAIEQGFDVYIVTDASGDMSAEAHERAVQRMIQAGAKPITALTYLLELQRDWARHETYELTTSISQKHGGAFGIGIQYCADMVHA; from the coding sequence ATGACGATTAAAGCAACACCTGCAGCGGCCAGAAATCTGTTAAGCCCGGAAAACCATGCGCTGATCCTGCTGGATCACCAGAGCCAGATGGCGTTCAATGTGAAAAATATTGATATCGGCCTGCTGAGACAAAATACTGCAGTCCTCGCGGAAACAGGTAAGGGGTTTAATATTCCGACCCTTGTTTCGACGATTTCACGCCATGATTTTGCGGGCCCGGTATTTCCTGAAGTTTCAGCGGTATTCCCGGATGACGCGTCGTACGTTAACCGATCCACCTCAAACGCATGGGAAGATGGTAATTTTGTTGATGCCGTCAACAAACTGGAGCGCGACCGCCTGGTGTTTGCAGGTCTGTGGACCTCGGTCTGTCTGAATGGTCCGGTTCAGTCTGCCATTGAGCAAGGTTTTGACGTCTATATAGTCACAGACGCCAGCGGTGACATGAGTGCAGAAGCTCATGAACGCGCTGTGCAACGCATGATTCAGGCTGGCGCAAAGCCGATTACTGCCCTGACTTACCTGCTTGAACTGCAACGTGACTGGGCACGTCATGAAACCTACGAACTGACCACTTCGATCAGCCAGAAACATGGCGGAGCGTTCGGTATTGGCATCCAGTATTGTGCAGATATGGTTCACGCCTAA
- a CDS encoding TetR/AcrR family transcriptional regulator produces MSTERSQKANDIVFFTRQLLTTGGYRSFSFADLSEKVNIRKASIHHHFSSKAELVRVVVSEYRQEARAGMQALSHQLNNPVAELQAYADYWAKCIQDGSAPFCICAMLAAELPTLPPEVASEVTGHFADLSGWLTELLQRGEREKCFTVRSTHASEAGQLMATVHGAMLAARAFNDAKVFQQIVQPVIDNILVSD; encoded by the coding sequence ATGTCCACCGAACGTTCACAGAAAGCAAACGACATTGTATTTTTCACCCGACAATTACTTACCACCGGTGGCTACCGAAGCTTCAGTTTTGCCGACCTTTCTGAAAAGGTGAATATTCGCAAGGCGAGTATTCACCACCATTTTTCAAGCAAGGCGGAGCTGGTAAGGGTCGTCGTGAGCGAGTATCGCCAGGAGGCCCGCGCCGGAATGCAGGCATTAAGCCATCAACTAAATAATCCGGTTGCCGAACTTCAGGCCTATGCCGATTATTGGGCCAAATGCATCCAGGACGGTTCTGCGCCATTTTGTATCTGCGCGATGCTTGCCGCCGAACTGCCGACGTTGCCGCCCGAAGTCGCTTCGGAAGTGACGGGACATTTCGCCGATCTCTCTGGCTGGCTGACGGAGTTGCTTCAGAGAGGAGAAAGGGAAAAATGCTTTACTGTCCGGTCAACCCACGCCAGCGAGGCGGGGCAGTTAATGGCAACGGTACATGGTGCCATGTTAGCCGCACGCGCGTTTAACGACGCGAAAGTATTTCAGCAAATCGTCCAGCCGGTCATCGACAATATTCTTGTGTCGGATTGA
- a CDS encoding LysR family transcriptional regulator, whose translation MKKMTSQNFSWDDLKTVMAIGEHGNLSRAADALGINHSTLFRRLGAIETSLALALFLRRRTHYVPTKAGTALIALGHRIEEDIHYVLQNIEEDECGFSGEIRITTSDALLQDYLNPLIASFSRVNPHITFQVSTGNESVNLFDGGADIAFRATRDIPEHLSGRKVGSAFWAVYGLREQWEKKQVNAMALTEHRWVSFHYAMSKLNAFLWIEKNIPEKNITFRGDSVLSVASAISSGIGIGLLPCMHGNQIDKLAQISPIVEGLGEDIWLLAHPDVRKSAKIREFMNHCSHYLAENRKRIFGQTC comes from the coding sequence ATGAAGAAAATGACCTCCCAGAACTTTTCCTGGGATGATTTGAAAACTGTTATGGCTATAGGTGAGCACGGTAATCTGTCACGCGCCGCAGATGCTCTGGGCATCAATCATTCCACCTTGTTTCGTCGGTTGGGGGCCATTGAGACGTCGCTGGCATTAGCCCTCTTTCTGCGTCGCCGTACCCACTACGTTCCGACAAAAGCCGGAACCGCGCTGATCGCCCTGGGACACCGCATTGAAGAGGATATCCACTATGTTCTACAAAACATTGAAGAGGATGAATGCGGTTTTTCGGGGGAGATAAGGATCACCACGTCAGATGCCCTTTTGCAGGATTACCTTAACCCGCTGATCGCGTCATTTAGCCGGGTAAATCCCCACATTACCTTTCAGGTCTCGACAGGAAATGAATCCGTCAATTTGTTCGATGGCGGGGCGGATATCGCGTTTCGAGCCACCAGAGACATTCCGGAGCATCTTTCCGGCCGCAAGGTGGGATCGGCGTTCTGGGCAGTGTATGGTTTACGTGAACAATGGGAAAAAAAGCAAGTCAATGCTATGGCGCTCACGGAGCATCGCTGGGTCTCCTTCCATTACGCAATGTCTAAGTTAAACGCCTTTCTGTGGATTGAAAAAAATATTCCCGAGAAAAATATCACCTTTCGCGGCGACTCCGTTCTCAGTGTTGCGTCGGCAATCTCAAGCGGGATTGGGATCGGTTTGTTACCCTGCATGCATGGCAATCAGATAGATAAACTGGCTCAGATTAGCCCCATCGTGGAGGGACTGGGTGAAGACATTTGGCTGCTCGCGCATCCTGATGTAAGGAAATCAGCAAAAATAAGGGAATTTATGAATCACTGTTCCCACTATTTAGCAGAGAACAGAAAGAGAATATTCGGACAAACATGTTAA
- a CDS encoding putative bifunctional diguanylate cyclase/phosphodiesterase, whose translation MNRILVGIIFFLFITTGYISFLLHERQEDLQKLNHYKDSWSVSQMVSEYYRLESWISRYSDNNPDITMDDLRMRLEIMLSQRELLKEGDLGKYVKSNKSHNALAKNLHETLDYLDHHLEGMSRAQLADYLEKMYALDSSLSQFSSSALSNDVNSINETNQNIQKLYRIYSGLSVLLIILSAILGVLNVCQNRKILKTHRQVTSLANELQKSKEILQQQNKKLAYDVYHDSLTGLKNRLYFWDDLINNISIASRIHRPVTVMLFDLDRFKEVNDSFGHDAGDLLLREVAHRLSSMSNETNTFYRLGGDEFALLSHELTEESAVNLAMEICECIKKPYIIGNSNVTIGTCVGIVVSELERRSDYLYKFADLALYEAKRAGLNMIKVFRRIMLQKLEESRTLERDLSVAVANKELVVYYQPIVDSYTTEIYGYEALLRWNHPVKGIIAPDDFISVAEKTGFIHEIGKAALEIACKEATTWKVPARISVNVSPVQLSSMNFVDTVRAVLAETGLPATRLELEVTESSLFTDSETPIEILMALRVLGIKISIDDFGTGYSSLSRLIQLGFDKIKIDKSFVRTISTDEETQTIAKLMVGMAKCLDMVIIAEGVETNDQLLCLQRLGCDLAQGYLFGKPAPFISQSIKAGETLV comes from the coding sequence ATGAACAGGATCCTGGTAGGCATTATATTTTTCCTATTCATTACAACCGGGTATATTTCATTTCTTTTGCATGAGCGGCAGGAGGATCTGCAAAAACTCAACCATTATAAAGACTCCTGGTCTGTCTCTCAGATGGTTTCAGAATACTACAGGCTGGAGTCGTGGATCAGCCGTTATTCTGACAATAATCCTGATATCACCATGGACGATCTCCGCATGCGGCTGGAGATCATGCTTAGCCAGCGTGAGTTACTGAAAGAAGGCGATTTAGGGAAATATGTAAAGTCGAATAAAAGCCATAATGCACTGGCAAAAAATCTGCATGAAACGCTTGATTATCTTGATCATCATCTGGAAGGGATGAGTCGCGCTCAACTTGCTGATTATCTTGAGAAAATGTATGCGCTTGATTCCTCCCTTAGCCAGTTTTCATCCAGTGCACTCTCCAATGATGTTAACTCCATCAACGAGACAAACCAGAATATACAAAAGCTGTATCGTATCTACTCAGGCCTTTCGGTTCTGCTGATTATTTTAAGTGCGATATTGGGTGTTTTAAACGTCTGCCAGAACAGGAAGATACTTAAAACTCACCGACAGGTTACCAGCCTGGCAAATGAACTTCAGAAATCGAAGGAAATACTCCAGCAACAGAATAAAAAACTGGCGTATGACGTTTACCATGACTCGTTGACGGGGCTTAAAAACAGGCTTTATTTCTGGGATGATCTTATTAATAATATCTCGATAGCGAGCCGCATACACAGGCCTGTCACGGTCATGTTGTTTGATCTCGATCGCTTTAAAGAAGTCAATGACAGCTTTGGTCACGATGCCGGCGATCTGTTATTGCGTGAGGTTGCGCACCGTTTATCCTCCATGAGCAACGAAACAAATACATTCTATCGCCTCGGGGGCGACGAGTTTGCATTATTGTCGCATGAGCTGACAGAAGAAAGTGCCGTTAATCTGGCAATGGAAATCTGTGAGTGCATTAAAAAGCCTTACATAATAGGTAACTCTAACGTCACCATTGGTACCTGCGTCGGTATTGTTGTTTCAGAATTAGAACGACGTTCAGATTACCTTTATAAGTTTGCCGATCTTGCTCTGTATGAAGCTAAACGTGCAGGCTTAAACATGATCAAAGTGTTTCGCCGCATCATGCTGCAAAAGCTCGAGGAAAGCAGAACCCTGGAGCGTGATTTATCAGTGGCAGTCGCAAATAAAGAGTTGGTCGTTTACTATCAGCCGATTGTTGATTCGTACACCACTGAAATATATGGCTATGAAGCCCTTCTGCGCTGGAATCATCCCGTTAAGGGCATCATTGCGCCGGATGATTTTATTTCGGTAGCAGAGAAAACGGGATTCATCCATGAGATAGGCAAAGCCGCGCTTGAAATCGCCTGCAAGGAAGCGACGACATGGAAGGTGCCAGCAAGGATCTCTGTCAACGTGTCTCCGGTGCAGTTAAGCAGTATGAATTTTGTCGATACAGTACGCGCAGTGCTGGCCGAAACGGGGTTGCCCGCTACCCGGCTTGAGCTGGAAGTGACGGAATCTTCGCTGTTTACCGACAGTGAAACCCCCATCGAAATCCTTATGGCGCTCAGAGTGCTGGGCATAAAAATCTCTATTGATGATTTCGGTACGGGCTATTCCTCCCTTTCAAGATTGATTCAGTTAGGCTTTGATAAAATAAAAATCGATAAATCTTTTGTGCGAACAATATCCACGGATGAAGAAACTCAGACCATCGCAAAATTAATGGTCGGCATGGCGAAATGCCTTGATATGGTAATTATTGCTGAAGGCGTTGAAACCAATGATCAACTGTTATGCCTTCAACGTTTGGGGTGTGATTTGGCACAAGGATATCTCTTTGGAAAGCCCGCGCCCTTTATCAGTCAATCAATCAAAGCGGGTGAAACACTTGTTTAA
- a CDS encoding SDR family oxidoreductase — MDKVNKTALVTGGSRGIGRAIAERLARDGFTTIVNYAGNAEAAEQTVQSIVAKGGRATAIQADVASEADVSHLFQQAKAVTGRLDVVVHSAGIMPMAKITPAGLHDFDRVIHTNLRGAFLVLANAAETVSEGGRIIALSTSVIAKSFPAYGPYIASKAGVEGLVHVLANELRGRNITVNAVAPGPTGTELFFNGKSEEQVAAVAKLAPLERIGTPEEIASAVAMIAGPDGSWINSQVIRVNGGFA; from the coding sequence ATGGACAAAGTCAATAAAACTGCCCTTGTTACGGGCGGTTCCCGTGGTATCGGCCGCGCCATTGCTGAGCGTCTCGCGCGGGACGGTTTTACCACTATCGTGAATTACGCAGGTAATGCCGAGGCGGCAGAGCAAACCGTGCAGAGCATCGTCGCTAAAGGTGGCCGTGCGACGGCGATTCAGGCTGATGTTGCCAGCGAAGCGGACGTCAGCCACTTGTTCCAGCAAGCGAAAGCGGTTACCGGCAGACTGGATGTGGTGGTGCACAGCGCGGGGATCATGCCAATGGCGAAGATTACCCCTGCCGGTCTTCACGATTTTGATCGTGTCATTCATACCAACCTGCGTGGCGCATTTCTGGTGCTGGCAAATGCTGCTGAAACCGTGAGTGAAGGCGGCAGAATCATTGCCCTTTCGACGAGCGTGATCGCCAAATCCTTCCCGGCTTATGGTCCCTATATCGCCTCAAAAGCAGGCGTGGAAGGGCTTGTACACGTGCTGGCAAACGAACTGCGGGGCAGAAATATCACCGTTAATGCCGTTGCTCCGGGCCCCACCGGGACTGAGCTCTTCTTTAACGGTAAGAGCGAAGAGCAGGTTGCGGCCGTTGCAAAACTGGCCCCGCTCGAGCGCATCGGTACCCCAGAAGAGATCGCCAGCGCAGTAGCGATGATCGCCGGTCCGGACGGGAGCTGGATCAACTCGCAGGTTATTCGTGTAAACGGTGGCTTCGCCTAA
- a CDS encoding cytochrome b, whose amino-acid sequence MKQVAYFHPALRILHWFMAAAIVAMLFIGIAMVSTISSKHALLVAIHKPLGLMILVLVVVRLWLRFYTSVPSLPASIPAWQRLIAHLSHWVLYLMMFLQPLIGWAMQSAAGYPITLGGGVVLPPIVPVNNDWFAILRPLHSLVALMLFATVMLHLAAALFHALVLRDGVFDSMAGTGRRRQ is encoded by the coding sequence ATGAAACAGGTTGCTTATTTCCATCCGGCGTTGCGCATTCTGCACTGGTTCATGGCGGCGGCTATCGTGGCAATGCTGTTTATCGGCATTGCGATGGTTTCAACCATTTCGTCGAAGCATGCCCTGCTGGTGGCGATCCACAAACCGCTGGGGCTGATGATTCTGGTTCTGGTGGTGGTCAGGCTATGGCTGAGGTTTTATACCTCCGTCCCTTCGCTACCGGCTTCCATACCGGCCTGGCAGCGCCTGATAGCGCATCTCTCACACTGGGTGTTATACCTCATGATGTTCCTTCAGCCCCTGATTGGCTGGGCGATGCAGTCAGCGGCGGGGTACCCCATCACCCTCGGCGGCGGGGTTGTTTTGCCACCCATTGTTCCGGTGAATAACGACTGGTTTGCCATTCTGCGCCCTTTGCACTCTCTGGTTGCGCTGATGCTATTTGCTACCGTGATGCTGCATTTGGCGGCCGCGCTTTTTCATGCGTTAGTGCTGCGAGATGGCGTCTTTGACAGTATGGCGGGGACCGGCAGACGGCGGCAGTAA